The Saprospiraceae bacterium region GGCATCGTAGTCGCCCGGAGGCAGACAGCCGTTGGACGCGATCAGCGATTTGCGGGTGGTTTCGAGGGCGGCGATCATACGAACCCGCTGGCCGTCGGTGAAGTGTACCGGAGCGCAGGAAGAGTAGTCCATGTAGTTGGTATTGTCGTCGGGCAGGTCGGGAGCATCGGTCGCGCAGGAGTTGGTATTGCAGGGAGCAAACGAAGCCGAATTGTCGGGAGGCGTATCGCAGACCCGGTCGCCGTCGAGCAGGCAGTTGTTGTTGGTGCAACCTCCGTTGAAGGTATGGTTGAGCGAGAAAAAATGCCCCATTTCGTGGGCCGTCACCACCGTACCCCCGATCGAGTTCCAGTAGCGGCTTTCTTGAACGATGCCATCGACGGTACAGGGAGCACCCGGAAAATAGGCATATCCGGCCAGACTGCAGCCGAAGTTGTTGTTAAACAGGTCGGTCACCAGATAAATGTTGATGTAGCGCGAGCAGTCCCAGCCCACCAGGGCTTTGAGTGCTGCATCGCTGGCGGCATTGGTGCCGGGCAAACACATGGGGTCGTTGACCAGGTTGCTCGGAGTGCGTGTGATGCCATTGGTTGGCAAACCGGATGGATCGCGGCGGGCCAGGCAGAACTGGATGCCGATGTCGCTGCCGTTAGCGGCGGCAAAAGGCCCCGCATTGGCAAATGCCTGATTGAGGTAATCCAGCCCCTGTTCGACTTGCCTGTCGCTGAGGTTGTTTCCTTGTCCGATGGCTGTACCGGGTGGCACGATCAGATGCACGACCACGGGGAGCGTATAACTGGGTCGCGACCGGGGCTGCACCCGGTTCTGGTAATAGTCCAGGCTGTAGCGATGGATAGCCTTCTCCATCTCTTCCGTTTTTTTCCGGTAGTCCTGACTGCTCTCCAGCAGCCCGCGATGCTTTGCGTCGAAGTCGCAATACTGGGACCAGCCCGTCATGGGCAGGACAAACAAGAGCAACCGGATGAAATATAATTTTAACATAGGGTATAACATGTAGCCAATTCAGATCCAATTTAGGTATAAGTAGCTATATCAGCCTCATGGAAATTTAAGAAGCGAGAGAATTTACAGTAACAACATTCTTGGAAGATATATTTTCGGACTTAAAACCAATATCCTCAGGAATACCCTTCACTGGGAACTAAAATTTTGAAAAATAATTTTTACGGGATTATTTATTAAAACGGGCACTCCTATGATTCAAATAAGCATTGTGTTTATTGAACAAGAACAATAAAAATCCGAAGGATTTGATGCTAAAAGCATTGATATCTTGCAGGGCAAGAATGTATATATTTGTACGAGAGTGTCTATAAAATTGATATTGATCTTTGTGAAGCGACTGATTAAATTTTGGTGTTTTACTTTTTGGTGTTGTACCAGTATTTGTCAAAGTCCTGCTTACCGACAATTTACAGATGACGATGGATTGCCTAGTATGACACTGTACGGCATTTTACAGGATCCAAAAGGGTTTCTATGGATCGCTACACCGAAAGGTATTTGCAGGTTTGATGGTAGGGAATTTAAAAGGTATGGTATTCGCGGTATGAAAAGTCAGGATACTCCTTTTTCATTTATGGACAACGAAGGAATTCCCTGGTTTTATAACATGGCTGGCGATGTCTTTTATGTCCGCAATGATTCTTTACATTATTTAGATTTACATGGTATAAAGCCTATAGGGGAGATCTATTCGTTTTATGTAAAAAATCCCTTTATTTATATTTCATGGACCAAAACTGATTCTCCTCAAAGTATAAAATACAATCTTTTTGATCTCAATCAAAAGCAGATTTTAGAAAGGAATTACGTTTTTCTCGGATTGAAAGATGGTGCCTTGATTGGTTATGATTATGAAAAAAGAAAACGTTCGTTTGATCTCTATGCGATTGACTCCAACGAACTTATTGCATCTCAAAAAATACTGAATCAACATGAGGTAAAGTTTATTCATGAAATTGACAGGTACATGGTTCATTCCGATAATTATTCGATCATTATCGCTTCAAACTATATATGGATTTTGGATTCATGTAATCAAATTCTGTCCAGCCAATATTTTCCGGACATTACAAACAACAAGATAGACTATATCAATTTTATCAATGAAAATGAATTGTTTATTGGAACAAATGAATCCAGTTACCTATATGATTTAAAGGATAAAGAACTGAAATCCATTTCACATTACACCTTGTACATGAACACCGTGATCGAAGACTGTCATCATCGAAAATGGATAAGCACGACAGATCATGGCCTTCTTTTAGATTTGAACAATGGATCCATGGTGTACACATCGGATAAGAGCGATATTGCATCGGATGAGGCGTATGTAATTCAGCCCATACATAATCAAATATTTGTCGGACATCACAATGGAAAATTGAGCATTTTTAATAACGATTTGAAACTCCGCAAAATAGAATATAAAGGTTTGGGGAGAGTTCGATTTATTCAGGAAATTGAAAAATGGAATACTATACTCGGATTTGATGTCGGTTTGCAAATTATTGAGAAAGCAAATACCCGTCATATTCCCTGTGCAGATCTCAACATAGGCAGTATTAAAGCAGGGATCCACATTAATGAACATCAACTTTTTCTATGCACTTCACTTGGAGTATATAATATTCCCTATTCAAAACTGTACCAACCTCAAGTTGATGACTTGGAAAAATACAGAGAACTGGATGTCAGATCTCTTTGTATCAGTGAATTTAAGGGTGTGCTTTACGCAGGAACGGTCAATGGTTTGTACAAGAGAAGTAAAAGCAACGGGTGGGAAAAAATCGGAAATACGGAAGTGTTTATTAAGCAACTCTATAATTCAAACGATTCCATACTTATGCTATGTACGGATGGTCAAGGATTATACCTATTTGATGGAACAGAGATCA contains the following coding sequences:
- a CDS encoding histidine kinase, with product MKRLIKFWCFTFWCCTSICQSPAYRQFTDDDGLPSMTLYGILQDPKGFLWIATPKGICRFDGREFKRYGIRGMKSQDTPFSFMDNEGIPWFYNMAGDVFYVRNDSLHYLDLHGIKPIGEIYSFYVKNPFIYISWTKTDSPQSIKYNLFDLNQKQILERNYVFLGLKDGALIGYDYEKRKRSFDLYAIDSNELIASQKILNQHEVKFIHEIDRYMVHSDNYSIIIASNYIWILDSCNQILSSQYFPDITNNKIDYINFINENELFIGTNESSYLYDLKDKELKSISHYTLYMNTVIEDCHHRKWISTTDHGLLLDLNNGSMVYTSDKSDIASDEAYVIQPIHNQIFVGHHNGKLSIFNNDLKLRKIEYKGLGRVRFIQEIEKWNTILGFDVGLQIIEKANTRHIPCADLNIGSIKAGIHINEHQLFLCTSLGVYNIPYSKLYQPQVDDLEKYRELDVRSLCISEFKGVLYAGTVNGLYKRSKSNGWEKIGNTEVFIKQLYNSNDSILMLCTDGQGLYLFDGTEIMDSINTQSGLPSDNVSSICTINPNQFAIGTDQGVYMLNKNTRLGYNLDVIDGLPGNEINDLKCHNNLLWIGTSKGLFTIPIENINPNQEIPYIEIQDAKLFSREGQSKFKSPLAYNQNHLKFVVQSRSLISGGSMNLYYRFANRDSQWLSTPSQVVEFVGLGAGKYNLQFKSVNEDKIDSNIIEQTFEILPPWYKSIWFSLIMVLSLSSFSVSLSYWRQRKKRIELEKKRMFEDQLNQLKEEALQNQMNPHFMFNALNAIQGFLSNNDHFNAMNYLSKFGRLIRMIFDQSREKRISLETELAFLRNYLELERLRFKEKVDIQLFVDPAVEEKATELFLPPLVIQPIVENAFKHGLLHKGSEGYLKIKLEMTDGQLVCTVEDNGIGRESSSGINRWKKNGRKSTGIATIRERLAIIDRGRQKIGLQIRDLYDASGQSAGTQVTINL